The Catenuloplanes niger genome includes a window with the following:
- a CDS encoding helix-turn-helix transcriptional regulator: MEPRFLLLSDVAAELNVSDSQVYHMVRRGELPAIKIGGRGQWRVERARLEEYIAAKYAETAEWVAQNPLAEREE; encoded by the coding sequence GTGGAACCGAGGTTCCTGCTGCTGTCCGACGTCGCCGCCGAACTCAACGTCTCCGACTCGCAGGTCTACCACATGGTCCGCCGTGGCGAGCTGCCCGCGATCAAGATCGGCGGCCGGGGACAGTGGCGCGTGGAGCGCGCACGGCTCGAGGAGTACATCGCGGCGAAGTACGCGGAGACCGCGGAGTGGGTCGCCCAGAACCCGCTGGCCGAGCGCGAGGAATAG
- a CDS encoding Rv3235 family protein translates to MRVPPPIPADAVAGASAEARGAAHRFLTRSLEILNGYRPIGHLRAVSALMAAPTILTNADTALRTIARLRRTAGLPPVAGRRPLAPEGRVHPRRLRVCEPRPGVAEASAVLTTAGRTWALAYRLELLHGRWLATVFTAI, encoded by the coding sequence GTGCGCGTCCCGCCACCGATTCCGGCCGACGCGGTGGCCGGCGCGTCCGCCGAGGCACGCGGCGCCGCCCACCGGTTCCTGACCCGCTCGCTGGAGATCCTCAACGGCTACCGGCCGATCGGCCACCTGCGCGCCGTCTCCGCGCTCATGGCCGCCCCCACGATCCTGACCAACGCCGACACCGCGCTGCGCACCATCGCCCGGCTGCGACGCACCGCCGGCCTGCCGCCGGTAGCCGGCCGCCGCCCCCTCGCGCCCGAGGGCCGCGTCCACCCGCGCCGCCTCCGCGTCTGCGAACCCCGTCCCGGCGTAGCCGAGGCCTCCGCCGTCCTCACCACGGCCGGCCGCACCTGGGCCCTCGCCTACCGCCTCGAACTGCTTCACGGCCGCTGGCTGGCCACCGTCTTCACCGCCATCTGA
- a CDS encoding serine/threonine-protein kinase: protein MTGLLNGRYRLDAEIARGAIGTVWSGLDTGTGRAVAVKLLRPEALSQPDLVRNFVDEAEILTELSHPCIVRPIEFGREADRHVFVMELVDGEDLRKRLRRDGPVPPAVAVNLVAQLANSLAYLHERGIVHGDVKPGNLIVPADGGPIRLVDFGVARRVRRVDAARATHATPEYVSPEVVEGASPSPASDVYAMGVVLFELLCGRSPFKGGSPLDVLARHRQCTVVPPAGLPAQVWPVIEHCLEPDPARRPDARAIGVRLRRVESALAGLPALPALAEGDVTWWPRPDGRSRGQASVRWVPLAVAPVSPASGGRMVALPVMEFQGPVSAPPVSAVPTSVPPVSAAPVSVPPNHPAAVALGAAYSAGGPWPRAAAGRLHMPEIGVLAGARIGSAGRSRRRRLIAVCVVAAFLMLITVLSGVLLSGGDSSGMPLPRVPSGTSTVAGR, encoded by the coding sequence ATGACGGGTCTGCTGAACGGCCGCTACCGGCTCGATGCCGAGATCGCCCGGGGTGCGATCGGCACGGTCTGGTCCGGCCTGGACACGGGCACCGGGCGGGCGGTGGCGGTCAAGCTGCTGCGCCCGGAGGCACTGTCCCAGCCCGACCTGGTGCGCAACTTCGTGGACGAGGCGGAGATCCTCACCGAGCTGTCGCACCCGTGCATCGTGCGGCCGATCGAGTTCGGCCGGGAGGCCGACCGGCACGTCTTCGTGATGGAGCTGGTCGACGGCGAGGACCTGCGCAAACGGCTGCGGCGGGACGGCCCGGTGCCGCCCGCGGTCGCGGTGAACCTGGTGGCACAGCTGGCGAACTCGCTGGCGTACCTGCACGAGCGCGGCATCGTGCACGGCGACGTGAAACCGGGCAACCTGATCGTCCCGGCGGACGGCGGCCCGATCCGGCTGGTCGACTTCGGCGTGGCACGGCGGGTGCGGCGGGTGGACGCGGCCCGCGCCACGCACGCCACCCCGGAGTACGTCTCGCCCGAGGTGGTGGAGGGCGCTTCACCGAGCCCGGCCTCGGACGTCTACGCCATGGGCGTGGTCCTGTTCGAGCTGCTCTGCGGCCGGAGCCCGTTCAAGGGCGGCTCGCCGCTGGACGTGCTGGCCCGGCACCGGCAGTGCACGGTGGTGCCGCCGGCCGGGCTGCCCGCGCAGGTCTGGCCGGTGATCGAGCACTGTCTGGAGCCGGACCCGGCGCGCCGGCCGGACGCGCGCGCGATCGGCGTGCGGCTGCGCCGGGTCGAGTCCGCGCTGGCCGGCCTGCCGGCACTGCCCGCGCTGGCCGAGGGCGACGTGACCTGGTGGCCGCGGCCGGACGGGCGCAGCCGTGGGCAGGCCAGCGTGCGCTGGGTGCCGCTGGCGGTGGCACCCGTGTCGCCGGCGTCCGGCGGGCGGATGGTGGCGCTGCCGGTGATGGAGTTCCAGGGCCCGGTCTCCGCGCCGCCGGTGTCGGCCGTGCCCACGTCCGTGCCGCCGGTCTCCGCCGCACCGGTGTCGGTGCCGCCGAACCATCCGGCCGCGGTCGCGCTGGGCGCGGCGTACAGCGCGGGCGGGCCGTGGCCGAGGGCCGCGGCGGGCCGGCTCCACATGCCGGAGATCGGCGTGCTGGCCGGGGCCCGGATCGGTTCGGCGGGCCGGTCCCGGCGCCGGCGTCTGATCGCGGTTTGTGTGGTCGCCGCGTTCCTTATGTTGATCACTGTGTTGAGTGGGGTACTTCTCTCCGGAGGGGACTCCAGCGGTATGCCACTGCCCCGGGTACCGTCCGGGACCTCCACCGTGGCCGGCCGCTGA
- a CDS encoding Lrp/AsnC family transcriptional regulator, with product MAAVSPELDPTDWRILAELQRDGRISFAELARTVAMSASAVTERVRRLEELGVISGYRAVVTPERVGLHIMAFVRLRYPTGNYRPFREMVARTPEIMEAHHVTGEDCFVLKVLAASMRHLEEITGRISALGGVTTSVVYSSHLPARAVTAPSMTD from the coding sequence ATGGCCGCTGTTTCCCCGGAGCTCGATCCGACCGACTGGCGGATCCTCGCTGAGCTGCAACGGGACGGCCGGATCAGCTTCGCGGAACTGGCCCGCACGGTCGCGATGTCGGCCAGCGCGGTCACCGAGCGCGTGCGCCGGCTGGAGGAACTGGGCGTGATCTCCGGCTATCGCGCGGTGGTGACGCCGGAGCGGGTCGGCCTGCACATCATGGCGTTCGTCCGGCTGCGCTACCCGACCGGCAACTACCGGCCGTTCCGCGAGATGGTGGCGCGCACCCCCGAGATCATGGAAGCTCATCACGTCACCGGCGAGGACTGCTTCGTGCTGAAGGTGCTGGCCGCGTCGATGCGGCACCTGGAGGAGATCACCGGCCGGATCAGCGCGCTGGGCGGCGTGACCACCAGCGTGGTCTACTCCAGCCACCTGCCGGCCCGCGCGGTGACCGCGCCGTCGATGACAGACTGA
- a CDS encoding rhodanese-like domain-containing protein, with protein MWNEGVAFFSARLEMRIDVSDTHAALESGAPGFVLVDSRSAEAWTQAHIPGALHLPRREIAARGPALIDPATPVVVYCWGPGCDGATRAALAFAQLGYRVREMIGGIEYWIREGFTVRTPAGPTTREPDPLTAPLKGATCAC; from the coding sequence ATGTGGAATGAGGGTGTTGCATTTTTCTCGGCCCGGCTCGAGATGCGGATCGACGTCTCCGACACGCACGCGGCACTGGAGTCCGGCGCGCCCGGCTTCGTCCTCGTCGACTCCCGGTCGGCCGAGGCCTGGACGCAGGCGCACATTCCCGGCGCGCTGCACCTGCCGCGCCGGGAGATCGCGGCGCGCGGCCCCGCGCTGATCGACCCCGCGACCCCGGTCGTCGTCTACTGCTGGGGGCCGGGCTGTGACGGCGCGACCCGGGCCGCGCTCGCGTTCGCGCAGCTCGGATACCGGGTGCGGGAGATGATCGGCGGCATCGAGTACTGGATCCGGGAGGGTTTCACGGTGCGCACGCCGGCCGGCCCGACGACCCGCGAGCCGGACCCGTTGACCGCGCCGCTGAAGGGCGCGACCTGCGCCTGCTGA
- a CDS encoding DUF6912 family protein translates to MPDQNVRVYVPATLPLLATLREKGELGAPGDPVHAVTPHLREWYAEGDEEELEYVAFTRAAQSALVLLHRDPQAPRRRVVISADLPAATLTRGDDQLGSSIMTLGRPLPLGAVAAVHVDSADAVPDVTAAVEAVPGALDGDEDAQFTVDGAEDHELEWYDSTELDRIG, encoded by the coding sequence GTGCCAGATCAGAATGTCCGGGTGTACGTGCCGGCCACGCTTCCGCTGCTCGCCACGCTGCGCGAGAAGGGCGAGCTCGGCGCGCCGGGCGACCCGGTGCACGCGGTCACGCCGCACCTGCGCGAGTGGTACGCGGAGGGCGACGAGGAGGAGCTCGAGTACGTGGCGTTCACCCGCGCCGCCCAGTCCGCGCTCGTGCTGCTGCATCGTGATCCGCAGGCCCCGCGACGCCGCGTGGTGATCTCCGCCGACCTGCCCGCGGCCACGCTCACCCGCGGCGACGACCAGCTCGGCTCGTCGATCATGACGCTCGGCCGGCCGTTGCCGCTCGGCGCGGTCGCCGCGGTGCACGTCGACTCCGCGGACGCGGTGCCGGACGTGACGGCCGCGGTGGAGGCGGTCCCGGGCGCGCTCGACGGCGACGAGGACGCCCAGTTCACGGTGGACGGCGCGGAGGACCACGAGCTCGAGTGGTACGACAGCACCGAGCTCGACCGGATCGGCTGA
- a CDS encoding helicase-associated domain-containing protein codes for MASPLVRWLAGRSPDQLAGTLLRRPDSVHATTGSRPAAPPGDLSALAERLQRPAALEAALHGQPQPSHELLALLVHLGRRHRPVPRAALAHRLGLPADDPGLTGALDRLATAALAWPDQDGALHVPGELSRWFPHPLGLGADAARLYRETPAERLRQIAAALGRPDPGPRREDAHAAVCAALGDATAVRDLADAAPPETRDLLHAMAAGMPVATPDPARSAAQDWAVSRGLLAFSGWRLEMPAEVATALRGPDWAPPFTPEPPLPAPVPVAADALTRESAAAAHAAVQAVNALLDAVAATPAAALKTGGVGTRELTRLGKAAGLPPAEARFWLVLAHAAGLVAAVHDRSVGYGMDPVHYAVTGAHGRWRRLSPAGRLTALLRRWPTLAPAALAAHRGGFGPAGAALVPHPVDAVAPRLKTGLLDLLGALPEGHGLPSPFAAGPAVGWHRPLDRPVTGDRDELVTQLWEEGRLCGVIAHGALTPLGRALLAGAGDDLDRIAGELLPDAVTTALFQNDLTVVVPGIPAAELAELLDACADRESRGSAGTWRFTAASVRRALDDGHRAEDLRAALGAVGTLPQALDYLITDVARRHGRVRVRPAGCVLHTDDPALVAEILSTRGLAALGLTAVAPTVLVSPAGVEETLAGLRAAGFAPAGEDATGGPLVRRPTVPADDDAEPRARTLVRPAEEPALTREDATLLATLLLGAATPADPVEDVRRRIAALRPRSRPVDEEIALHAERLDGPARDTLAACVRERRSVYIEYVNAGGRRYTRLVEPVSVDGEFLVGWVPPLPEEVSFALGRIVSVAPE; via the coding sequence GTGGCGTCTCCACTCGTACGATGGCTCGCAGGTCGCAGCCCTGATCAGCTCGCCGGGACCCTGCTCCGGCGGCCGGACAGCGTCCACGCGACCACCGGCTCCCGGCCCGCCGCGCCGCCGGGCGACCTGTCCGCGCTCGCCGAGCGTCTCCAGCGCCCCGCCGCGCTGGAGGCCGCGCTGCACGGCCAGCCGCAGCCCAGCCACGAGCTGCTCGCGCTGCTGGTCCACCTCGGCCGCCGGCACCGCCCGGTCCCCCGCGCCGCGCTCGCCCACCGCCTCGGGCTGCCCGCCGACGACCCCGGGCTCACCGGCGCGCTCGACCGGCTCGCCACGGCCGCGCTCGCCTGGCCGGACCAGGACGGCGCGCTGCACGTCCCGGGCGAGCTGAGCCGCTGGTTCCCGCACCCGCTCGGCCTCGGCGCGGACGCGGCCCGCCTCTACCGTGAGACACCGGCCGAGCGACTGCGGCAGATCGCGGCCGCGCTCGGCCGGCCCGACCCCGGCCCGCGCCGGGAGGACGCGCACGCGGCGGTGTGCGCCGCGCTCGGCGACGCCACCGCGGTCCGCGACCTCGCCGACGCCGCGCCGCCGGAGACCCGCGACCTGCTGCACGCGATGGCCGCCGGGATGCCGGTCGCCACGCCCGACCCGGCCCGGTCCGCCGCGCAGGACTGGGCCGTCAGCCGCGGCCTGCTCGCGTTCAGCGGCTGGCGGCTGGAGATGCCCGCCGAGGTCGCCACGGCGCTGCGCGGGCCGGACTGGGCACCGCCGTTCACGCCCGAGCCGCCGCTGCCCGCCCCGGTGCCGGTCGCGGCCGACGCGCTGACCCGCGAGTCCGCCGCGGCCGCGCACGCCGCGGTCCAGGCCGTCAACGCGCTGCTCGACGCGGTCGCGGCCACGCCCGCCGCCGCGCTCAAGACCGGCGGCGTCGGCACCCGCGAGCTCACCCGGCTCGGCAAGGCCGCCGGCCTGCCACCGGCCGAGGCGCGCTTCTGGCTCGTGCTGGCACACGCGGCCGGTCTGGTCGCGGCCGTGCACGACCGGTCCGTCGGGTACGGCATGGACCCGGTGCACTACGCGGTCACCGGCGCGCACGGCCGGTGGCGGCGGCTCAGCCCGGCCGGCCGGCTCACCGCGCTGCTGCGCCGCTGGCCCACCCTCGCCCCGGCCGCGCTGGCCGCACACCGCGGCGGCTTCGGGCCGGCCGGCGCGGCGCTGGTGCCGCACCCGGTGGACGCGGTCGCGCCGCGACTCAAGACCGGGCTGCTGGACCTGCTGGGCGCGCTGCCGGAGGGCCACGGGCTGCCGAGCCCGTTCGCGGCCGGACCCGCGGTCGGCTGGCACCGCCCGCTCGACCGGCCGGTCACCGGCGACCGGGACGAGCTGGTGACGCAGCTGTGGGAGGAGGGGCGGCTCTGCGGCGTCATCGCGCACGGCGCGCTCACCCCGCTCGGCCGCGCGCTGCTCGCCGGCGCCGGCGACGACCTCGACCGGATCGCGGGTGAGCTGCTGCCGGACGCGGTCACCACCGCTCTGTTCCAGAACGATCTGACCGTTGTGGTGCCCGGCATCCCGGCCGCCGAACTCGCGGAACTGCTCGACGCGTGCGCCGACCGGGAATCCCGTGGCAGTGCCGGGACGTGGCGGTTCACCGCCGCCTCGGTCCGCCGCGCGCTCGACGACGGCCACCGGGCCGAGGACCTGCGCGCCGCGCTCGGCGCGGTCGGCACGCTGCCGCAGGCGCTCGACTACCTGATCACCGACGTGGCCCGGCGGCACGGGCGGGTGCGGGTGCGGCCGGCCGGATGCGTGCTGCACACCGACGATCCGGCGCTGGTCGCGGAGATCCTCTCCACCCGGGGGCTGGCCGCGCTCGGCCTCACCGCGGTCGCGCCGACCGTGCTGGTCAGTCCGGCCGGGGTGGAGGAGACGCTGGCCGGGCTGCGCGCCGCGGGATTCGCGCCGGCCGGTGAGGACGCGACCGGCGGGCCATTGGTCCGCCGGCCCACGGTGCCCGCCGACGACGACGCCGAGCCGCGTGCGCGGACCCTGGTGCGGCCCGCCGAGGAGCCCGCCCTGACCCGGGAGGACGCGACGCTGCTCGCGACGCTGCTGCTCGGCGCGGCGACGCCGGCCGACCCGGTCGAGGACGTCCGGCGGCGGATCGCCGCGCTGCGCCCGCGGAGCCGCCCGGTGGACGAGGAGATCGCGCTGCACGCGGAACGCCTCGACGGCCCGGCCCGCGACACGCTCGCGGCCTGCGTCCGGGAGCGCCGCTCGGTGTACATCGAGTACGTCAACGCGGGCGGCCGCCGCTACACCCGGCTGGTCGAACCGGTCTCGGTGGACGGCGAGTTCCTGGTCGGCTGGGTGCCGCCGCTGCCCGAGGAGGTGTCGTTCGCGCTCGGCCGGATCGTCTCGGTCGCCCCGGAATGA